One genomic window of Micromonospora sp. WMMD1128 includes the following:
- a CDS encoding alpha/beta fold hydrolase, with amino-acid sequence MGDARGTRHLVLLHGMGATGEVWLPWAPLLERHWPGRWLAPDLAGHGWSPPLPPRAATGGAALASGDADGVAAVPGVAAASGGADGVATALGVAAASGDADEVAAAPGAVDEGATVTGYSFAALAQRVVDGFGAVRLGPNDRLVLLGHSLGGVVALALAARRRGLPVDAVVGLGIKVAWSPAELAKAEELAARPVTWFATRDEAARRYLRVSGLAGLFAPDHPVVDAGLRRGDGRWRLAMDPAAFAVGAPRLPALLAAVDVPVLLARGERDPMVTDAQLKELGVPVATLPGLGHNAHVEDPAAVLALLDPYL; translated from the coding sequence ATGGGCGATGCGAGGGGGACCCGTCACCTGGTGCTCCTACACGGCATGGGGGCCACCGGCGAGGTGTGGTTGCCGTGGGCGCCACTGCTGGAGCGTCACTGGCCAGGACGCTGGCTCGCCCCCGACCTGGCTGGACACGGCTGGTCGCCGCCGCTGCCCCCGAGGGCTGCCACAGGCGGGGCCGCCCTTGCGTCGGGAGACGCCGACGGGGTCGCGGCCGTGCCTGGTGTCGCCGCCGCGTCGGGAGGCGCCGATGGGGTCGCGACCGCGCTCGGTGTCGCCGCCGCGTCGGGAGACGCCGATGAGGTCGCTGCCGCGCCCGGGGCCGTCGATGAGGGCGCCACCGTGACCGGGTACTCCTTCGCGGCCCTGGCTCAGCGCGTCGTGGACGGGTTCGGGGCGGTCCGGCTCGGCCCGAACGACCGGCTGGTGCTGCTCGGGCACTCGCTCGGTGGCGTGGTGGCGCTGGCGCTGGCCGCGCGCCGGCGGGGCCTGCCGGTGGACGCGGTGGTCGGCCTCGGCATCAAGGTGGCCTGGTCGCCGGCCGAGCTGGCGAAGGCGGAGGAGTTGGCCGCCCGGCCGGTGACCTGGTTCGCCACCCGTGACGAGGCGGCCCGTCGTTACCTGCGGGTGTCCGGGCTCGCCGGGCTGTTCGCTCCGGACCATCCGGTGGTCGACGCGGGACTACGCCGGGGCGACGGGCGCTGGCGGTTGGCCATGGATCCGGCCGCGTTCGCGGTGGGGGCGCCTCGGCTGCCGGCCCTGCTCGCCGCCGTCGACGTGCCGGTGCTGCTGGCCCGGGGCGAGCGGGACCCGATGGTGACCGACGCGCAGCTCAAGGAGTTGGGCGTTCCGGTGGCCACGCTGCCGGGGCTGGGCCACAACGCGCACGTCGAGGATCCCGCGGCGGTGCTCGCGCTGCTCGACCCGTACCTCTAG
- a CDS encoding C39 family peptidase, producing MKHHLKRQLRRLATERPYQIIAGSAAALVLAGGAGATLTATDGAPAQRDTAAVADLGSRLNDAATRSEARVAVPSPSASPSASPKPSPTASPVAKVAAKSADPDTTPKAKPKPPSSKVLDYDYQAQTTYYYCGPAAVRNALSAAGIERSQDTLAVALGTTEMGTNSAEDTTRVLNQQVKGDPYRTRMIAGAATPGQVDRLRADVVNAVSNGRAVVSNIVGDATDTNGGWHSFPGGHYVAVIGYKNDGRTVRIADSADPSLPSYWVATADLANWMATRGYSA from the coding sequence GTGAAGCACCACCTGAAGCGTCAACTGCGGCGGCTCGCGACCGAGCGCCCGTACCAGATCATCGCCGGTTCGGCGGCGGCCCTCGTGCTGGCCGGTGGCGCCGGCGCCACCCTGACCGCCACCGACGGCGCCCCGGCTCAGCGGGACACCGCCGCCGTGGCGGACCTCGGCTCCCGCCTCAACGACGCCGCGACCCGGAGCGAGGCCAGGGTCGCCGTCCCGTCGCCCAGCGCCTCGCCGAGCGCGTCGCCCAAGCCCTCTCCCACGGCCTCGCCCGTGGCGAAGGTCGCGGCCAAGTCCGCCGACCCGGACACCACGCCGAAGGCCAAGCCGAAGCCACCGTCGAGCAAGGTGCTCGACTACGACTACCAGGCCCAGACCACCTACTACTACTGCGGTCCGGCCGCCGTGCGGAACGCGCTCAGCGCCGCCGGCATCGAGCGCAGCCAGGACACGCTGGCCGTCGCGCTCGGCACCACCGAGATGGGCACCAACTCGGCCGAGGACACCACCCGGGTGCTCAACCAGCAGGTCAAGGGCGACCCGTACCGGACCCGCATGATCGCCGGCGCAGCCACCCCCGGCCAGGTCGACCGGCTCCGGGCCGACGTCGTCAACGCGGTCAGCAACGGCCGGGCGGTCGTCTCGAACATCGTCGGCGACGCCACCGACACGAACGGCGGCTGGCACTCGTTCCCGGGCGGCCACTATGTCGCCGTGATCGGCTACAAGAACGACGGCCGGACGGTACGCATCGCCGACTCGGCCGACCCGTCGCTGCCGTCGTACTGGGTCGCCACGGCCGACCTGGCGAACTGGATGGCCACGCGAGGTTACTCCGCCTGA
- a CDS encoding bifunctional cytidylyltransferase/SDR family oxidoreductase: MTQDHTTAPDAAPANPAPWRPARTVAVILAGGTGTRLGLGIPKQLLKIAGKPIIEHTLAVFEAAPEIDEIIVLMATGHVPDAERIVVDAGFRKVTKVIEGGDTRNDTTRIALDAVGEGDVNILFHDAVRPLVSARIVRECVNALWSYSAVDVAIPSADTIIQVDADECITDIPVRSRLRRGQTPQAFRSGTIREAYRRAEGDPDFAATDDCGVVLRYLPGTPIKVIDGSDENIKVTHPVDVHLADKLFQLAAAQAPRLTHRGYAEELTGRTIVVFGGSYGIGHDLTELARRYGAQVFPFSRSTTGTHVERAEDVAAALKTAFEATGRIDHVVVTAGILEKGALAEMDDETMDRLLHVNFVGPVTIARQSLPYLQQTKGQLLLYTSSSYTRGRARYALYSATKAALVNLTQALADEWAEFGVRVNCVNPERTATPMRTRAFGEEPEHTLLASEAVAQASLDVLISELTGQVVDVRRAPGEPVAAVPAQPGPHRSELTTDA; the protein is encoded by the coding sequence ATGACGCAGGACCACACCACCGCACCGGACGCCGCGCCGGCGAACCCGGCACCCTGGCGACCCGCGCGTACGGTGGCCGTGATCCTCGCCGGAGGCACCGGGACCCGCCTCGGCCTAGGCATCCCGAAGCAACTGCTGAAGATCGCCGGCAAGCCGATCATCGAGCACACGCTCGCCGTCTTCGAGGCCGCGCCGGAGATCGACGAGATCATCGTGCTGATGGCCACCGGCCACGTCCCCGACGCCGAGCGGATCGTCGTCGACGCCGGCTTCCGCAAGGTCACCAAGGTGATCGAGGGCGGCGACACCCGCAACGACACCACCCGGATCGCGCTCGACGCCGTCGGCGAGGGCGACGTCAACATCCTCTTCCACGACGCGGTCCGCCCGCTGGTCAGCGCCCGGATCGTGCGCGAGTGCGTGAACGCGCTCTGGAGCTACTCGGCGGTCGACGTGGCCATCCCCTCCGCCGACACGATCATCCAGGTCGACGCGGACGAGTGCATCACCGACATCCCGGTCCGCTCCCGCCTGCGCCGCGGGCAGACCCCGCAGGCGTTCCGCTCCGGCACCATCCGGGAGGCGTACCGGCGGGCCGAGGGCGACCCCGACTTCGCCGCCACCGACGACTGCGGCGTGGTGCTGCGCTACCTGCCCGGCACGCCGATCAAGGTGATCGACGGCTCGGACGAGAACATCAAGGTCACCCACCCGGTCGACGTGCACCTCGCCGACAAGCTCTTCCAGCTCGCCGCCGCCCAGGCGCCCCGGCTCACCCACCGCGGCTACGCCGAGGAGCTGACCGGCCGGACCATCGTCGTGTTCGGCGGCAGCTACGGCATCGGCCACGACCTTACCGAGCTGGCCCGCCGCTACGGCGCCCAGGTCTTCCCGTTCAGCCGCTCCACCACCGGCACCCACGTCGAACGCGCCGAGGACGTGGCCGCCGCGCTGAAGACCGCCTTCGAGGCCACCGGCCGGATCGACCACGTGGTGGTCACCGCCGGGATCCTGGAGAAGGGCGCGCTCGCCGAGATGGACGACGAGACGATGGACCGCCTCCTGCACGTCAACTTCGTCGGGCCGGTCACCATCGCCCGGCAGTCGCTGCCCTACCTCCAGCAGACCAAGGGCCAACTGCTGCTCTACACGTCCAGCTCCTACACCCGGGGCCGGGCCCGCTACGCGCTCTACTCGGCCACCAAGGCCGCCCTGGTCAACCTGACCCAGGCGCTCGCCGACGAGTGGGCGGAGTTCGGCGTACGGGTCAACTGCGTCAACCCGGAACGCACCGCCACCCCGATGCGGACCAGGGCGTTCGGCGAGGAGCCGGAGCACACCCTGCTCGCCTCCGAGGCGGTCGCGCAGGCGTCCCTGGACGTGCTGATCTCCGAGCTGACCGGCCAGGTGGTCGACGTCCGGCGGGCCCCCGGCGAGCCGGTGGCCGCGGTGCCGGCGCAACCCGGCCCGCACCGGTCCGAGCTGACCACCGACGCCTGA
- a CDS encoding CDP-glycerol glycerophosphotransferase family protein, with the protein MRGDLVRKLLARVLTSGLAVLAFLLLALTGATAAGLAVAVAALAATAWERRVRPSADGLVETVLVAAGILVGYARRADDGFDPALAVTALVLLGLVLLVGPLRQAAALEIRAANLPVRSWAPPVAARLGDALLVLLALVALAAAPALPAWLPLVATLLVGAGCAAVALDLARRRFRPPAGGGPIGRALRRHQPEFVLHFSAPPGSEYQVTMWLPYLERIGRPFLVVLREPEFLPTVAAATRAPVVLCPTLKALDEALAPSLRVAFYVNHGAKNAHCIRFHQLTHVQLHHGDSDKAPSANPVSAIFDKIFVAGQAAIDRYARAGVEIPAEKFVVVGRPQVEEIEVRREHAPASAHPTVLYTPTWTGHHADANYCSLPVAETLIRRLLDRGAAVILRAHPYTDRNPASARQLARLTELLAADRARTGRPHLWGAAATRELTLTECVNRADALVSDVSGVISDWLYSGKPYAVTDTGADGAHFVERFPLAGSGYVLRRDMSNVDEVLTALLDTDPKAADRWAARTRYLGDFPTDGYAEAFLTAARRELEPDFAVPAPRTP; encoded by the coding sequence ATGCGTGGGGACCTGGTCCGGAAACTGCTCGCCCGGGTGCTGACCAGCGGGCTGGCGGTGCTGGCGTTCCTCCTGCTGGCACTCACCGGCGCCACCGCCGCCGGGCTGGCCGTGGCGGTCGCCGCGCTGGCCGCCACCGCCTGGGAACGGCGGGTCCGGCCCAGCGCCGACGGCCTCGTCGAGACGGTGCTGGTGGCCGCCGGGATCCTGGTCGGCTACGCCCGCCGGGCCGACGACGGGTTCGACCCGGCGCTGGCCGTGACCGCGCTCGTCCTGCTCGGCCTGGTGCTGCTCGTCGGGCCGCTGCGCCAGGCCGCCGCGCTGGAGATCCGGGCGGCCAACCTGCCGGTCCGCTCCTGGGCGCCACCTGTCGCCGCCCGGCTCGGCGACGCGCTGCTGGTGCTGCTCGCGCTGGTGGCGCTCGCCGCCGCGCCCGCCCTGCCGGCCTGGCTCCCGCTCGTCGCCACGCTGCTCGTCGGCGCCGGCTGCGCCGCCGTCGCGCTCGACCTCGCCCGCCGCCGGTTCCGGCCGCCGGCCGGCGGTGGCCCGATCGGCCGGGCGCTGCGCCGGCACCAGCCGGAGTTCGTGCTGCACTTCTCCGCCCCGCCCGGCTCCGAATACCAGGTGACCATGTGGCTGCCGTACCTGGAACGGATCGGCCGGCCGTTCCTGGTGGTGCTGCGCGAACCGGAGTTCCTGCCGACCGTGGCCGCCGCGACCCGCGCCCCGGTGGTCCTCTGCCCCACGCTGAAGGCCCTGGACGAGGCCCTGGCGCCCAGCCTGCGGGTGGCGTTCTACGTCAACCACGGCGCGAAGAACGCCCACTGCATCCGGTTCCACCAGCTCACCCACGTACAACTGCACCACGGCGACAGCGACAAGGCCCCGAGCGCCAACCCGGTCTCCGCGATCTTCGACAAGATCTTCGTAGCCGGGCAGGCGGCCATCGACAGGTACGCCCGGGCCGGCGTGGAGATCCCCGCCGAGAAGTTCGTCGTGGTCGGCCGCCCCCAGGTCGAGGAGATCGAGGTACGCCGGGAGCACGCGCCCGCGTCGGCGCACCCGACCGTCCTCTACACCCCGACCTGGACCGGGCACCACGCCGACGCCAACTACTGCTCGCTGCCGGTGGCCGAGACGCTGATCCGCCGGCTGCTCGACCGCGGGGCGGCGGTGATCCTGCGCGCCCACCCCTACACCGACCGGAACCCGGCCTCGGCCCGGCAGCTCGCCCGGCTCACCGAACTGCTCGCCGCCGACCGGGCGAGGACCGGCCGGCCGCACCTGTGGGGCGCGGCAGCCACCCGGGAGCTGACGCTCACCGAGTGCGTCAACCGCGCCGACGCGCTTGTCTCCGACGTCTCCGGGGTCATCTCCGACTGGCTCTACTCCGGCAAGCCGTACGCGGTCACCGACACCGGCGCCGACGGCGCACACTTCGTCGAGCGGTTCCCCCTCGCCGGCTCCGGCTACGTGCTGCGCCGCGACATGTCCAACGTGGACGAGGTGCTCACCGCGCTGCTGGACACCGACCCGAAGGCGGCCGACCGCTGGGCCGCCCGGACCCGCTACCTGGGCGACTTCCCCACCGACGGCTACGCCGAGGCGTTCCTCACCGCCGCCCGGCGCGAGCTGGAGCCGGACTTCGCCGTCCCGGCGCCGCGCACGCCGTAG